Within Dysgonomonas sp. HDW5A, the genomic segment CGTAACGCCCGGTACATAAACCACGTTTTCTTTACCGATCGTATTTTCTATGGATTTGAGTATTGTATTGCGGTTTATTTCCAGATCATCGGCTTTTTCACCTTGCCAAGACAGTGTCCATCCTCCATTGAGGGTTCTCATCGAATTAGCATTGGGACCTGTAACTAAAATTTTCGACGATTTGCTGAGTGGCAACACCAAGTCGATGTTTTTCAATAACGTGATCGATTCTGCTGCTGCATTGCGGGCAATGTCTTTGTGTTTCTTAGAACCAAAATCGGGATAGGCTTTATAGTCCCAATCGGATTTCTCAAATAATCCCAATCGGTATTTTAAACGCAAAATTCGCCTTACAGCATCATCTATGCGGCTCATCGAAACTTTGTTTTCCTTAACTAGTTCTACCAGATTTTTGCAAAAGCTAACTCCGTAAGGAATCATCGACATATCTATGCCGGCATTGATAGATAACATTACAGCTTCTTTTTCGTTGTTTACAATCTTATCTCTACGGTATAGATTATCTATATCCGCCCAATCGGTAACTACAACGCCATCAAATGCCAGATCATTTTTTAGAACCTGTGTCAACAAATTATAATCGGCATGAGTCGAAACGCCGTTGTTGATACCCGAATTGACCATAACCGACAATGCTCCTTGCTCAATAGCTTCCTTAAAAGGGCGTAGATGACGCTCGTAAAGCTCAATGTTGGAGATGAAGGCAGGCTCGCGGTCTTTTCCGGTAAAGGTTGCTCCATAACCTACATAATGTTTCAAACAGGCTGCTACATGGTTAGCTCCCACTTGTTCTCTGTTTTCGCCCTGATAGCCTTTTACAAACGATTTACCCATCTCGCTGGTCAAATAAGGGTCTTCTCCAAAAGTTTCCCAAATGCGAGACCAGCGTGCATCGCGTCCCATATCCAGTACGGGCGAAAAGTTCCAAGCTATATTGCTGGCTTTGGTTTCATAAGCAGCCATACGAGCTCCTTCAAATGCCAGTTCTCTGTTGAATGTAGCTGCAATACCTATTTGTTGGGGCAAAAAAACAGCTCCTTTAGTATAAGTTGCCCCATGTATGGCATCTATACCGTAAATACAAGGTATTCCGATATGCTTCATCGATGCTTTCTGTATTTGCGAAATGACTTTTTGCCATTCCTCCACCGTCAGAGGAGTATTAGTTGGACTATTCAATATAGAGCCTACTTTGTTTTCTTCAAAAACGACTTTCATCATTTTTTCATCAAGTTCGAAAGGAAATTTACTCGCATATGCATTATCGCCTTTCCCAATAACATCTAATGTTACTTGAGCCATTTGCCCTACCTTTTGCTCCAATGTCATCTTCAACATGAGCTGGGTTATTTCGGTTTCATATGGCGAAACTGTTTTTGTCTGTTTCTGTGCGGATGCAGTCACGCAGAATACCGATAGTGTGCCAACAATAAGTGTCTTTAAATAAATATTTATCATTTTTATTTTATATATAAGATTTTAATCAACTTGTCCTATAAGCCATTCTTTCAATAGAGATAACATTTGTTTGTGATACTTGAAATTTTCGTGCATCCCCCATCCATGTCCTCCTTCGGGGAAAATATACATGGCTGATGGAATATTATTTATCCTCAACGAATTATAATAGATTATACTATGTTCTGATGATACAACATCGTCATCGTTGCTGAGTAATATAATAGTGGGAGGGGTGGCGTTATTTACCTGCTTTTCTACAGAGTATTTATACAAATCGGCTCTGGACGGATTCTCGCCCAACAGATTGGTACAAGTGCCTCCGGGTGGTACCTCCATCAAGGTAGTTACAGGATAAAACAATATAGAGAAATCGGGACGAACATTGCTCCCGTCGACAGTTAAGAACTGAGTAGAAGCTGTTGCAGCCAAATGTCCTCCTGCCGAGAATCCGGCAATTCCTAATTTAGTTGGATTTATACCATATTTCACAGCATTCGATCGGAGGTACCGCATTGCCTGATGTACATCCTCCATTGGTACGCTTTTGTGCTTGTTTGGCATTCTATATTTGAGAACAATACCCGTAATGCCTATTGTATTGAGCCATTGGGCAAATTGCTGTCCCTCGTGTTTGTATGCCACTCCTCCATATCCTCCTTCCGGACATATCAAAACCGCAGGCGTATTTTTACTGCCGTTTGTAGGCTTGTAGATGGCTATGTTTGGTTCACTCACATTTGTGATCCAGTCGTTATCGCTATTCATTTCTTCTCCTGTCAACTTATTATCTGTAGGAGGTGCTTTTTCCCAAAGCTTTACAATCTCTTGCGATGATGCAAAACCATAACAGTACAAACCAAGTATCAAAACCAAGATCTTCTTCATCTCAATTTACAGTTTAGGGTTATTGTACTTTGAAAGGGATATTGGCCGTAGCAACAAATCCCGTATTGTCCAACACATAAACATATAACCTATAAGCACCAGGAGTCTTGATGACCGACGAATATGTTGGATCAGATGTAGTAGATACATCGCCTACTCTATCGGGACGTGGTTCATAAGAACCTCCCGAACCTAAAACTGTGGCCTCGTGCAATATTTCCCAAACATAACGCAAAGTGTCGTTTTCTTTATCCACCACTTTTACTTCAGCATTGAATTTAGTTCCCGGTTTTATGTATACATTTTCGACACTCTTTTTTCCGTTTATCCTAAACGAATCCAACACCGGAGCTGTTTGTTTCAATTGTGCACCTGTCCAAACACGTTGCATGGCTTCAACCATCGGTGTCTTTTCTCCTTTCAGCGGAAGACCCTCTACATCATTTTCTACAAACATACTGAACCAAGTTGGTGTACGCTCTTCTTTTTGTGCCCACAGGAATACAAAAGAACCTAAGCAGCGAGGATTGGAACGGATGTATTTATTATATCTTTCCTCGTAAACAATTCTCTTTTCTTCGCTTGTTTGCTCTATATCGGCTTTCCATTCAGTCTTAGGCATTTCCCAAAAACCAGTAGGTCCCCATTCGGTTACCATAAAAGGTCCTTGGTAAGTTGAATTATCAAACATCTCTTTCAATGTGTTGATCGCTCCGTAACTGTTTACCCCAACGTAGTCTACCGAAGGTGCATACTTCGCAATATTGTCCAACGCTTTCGGATTATGGGTTATGACGGTTGATACCAAATGTTTTTTATCGATAGACTTAATCAGTTGAGCAAGTTCTTCGACAAACTCCCACGCTGTTCTGGTATTCGCCTTTTCTTCGTGATCTATTTCGTTACCAAGCCCCCAAGCCAGTATGTTCGGCTCGTCTTTGAATGTTTCTGCCAATGTTCTTACTTCGGCTCTTTTGAGATTTTTGTAATCCTCATCATGATATTTTGTCGAATCCTTAGTCAGGTCAATACCTTGCATGATATACATTTTATTTTTCCGAGCCAAATTGAGATCCGATTGAATAGATGCAACATCTCCCCCCCAAGTTCTAAAAGCGTTTGCTCCACTTTCGCTGGCAATATCCAAACGGTTAGTGCCGCCTACTCCGTTTATAAAGGTGAGATCTCCATCGATATACAGATCAAAACTATTTTCCTTTTTTACAATTTCAATATTCGATTTTGGCAAGCTTTTTCCACAACTACTGAATAATAAAACTGCAACAAAACATTGAAAAACAAGAATTGTATATTTTTTCATATCATTAAGTTTATAAGTTCCGGTTCAAATTATCATTTACTTTTTTTATTATATACTCTGACGTAGTCTATGTCGAAATGTTGTGGAAAGCAATCTCCGCACATTCCTCTTGCTCCTCCTAGGCCACCACCGACAGCCAAATTGAGAATCAGATGAAATTCCTGATTGAAAGGCCATTCCTTAAATGTTTTACGTGCATTTTGAAAAACAAAGAATAGTTGTCCATTAATATAGGAGCGGAGTTCGTATTCGTCCCACTCCAAAGTATAAATATTAAATCCATCAGTTGCATTGGGAGTTACCAAAGCTTTCCCTACTTGTGTGCCTTTAATATGATTAAAAGTTCCGGTATGAACTGTAGAAAATACAGAATCAACTGCAAATCCAACATGCTCCATAATATCTATCTCGCCACATTCGGGCCATCCGCCATAAGTTCTTTTTGTGGGCATCATCCATATTGCAGGCCAAGTACCAAGACCCGAAGGGAGTTTTGCCGATACATCGATGCGGCAATACTTCCAATCACCCTTATCTTTGGTTGTGAGACGTGCCGAGGAATAATCTTTTCCATTGGTTGGTTCTTTTATGGCTGTAATGCGAAGCACACCGTTAGACACGTGTGCATTTTTAGCATTGTTTTCGGTATACCATTGGGCTTCGTTATTGCCCCATCCCCAACTATTACCATGTGTATCAAAATTCCATTTCGTAGAATCGGGTAAACCCGTGTATTCAA encodes:
- a CDS encoding glycoside hydrolase family 2 TIM barrel-domain containing protein, whose product is MKKYTILVFQCFVAVLLFSSCGKSLPKSNIEIVKKENSFDLYIDGDLTFINGVGGTNRLDIASESGANAFRTWGGDVASIQSDLNLARKNKMYIMQGIDLTKDSTKYHDEDYKNLKRAEVRTLAETFKDEPNILAWGLGNEIDHEEKANTRTAWEFVEELAQLIKSIDKKHLVSTVITHNPKALDNIAKYAPSVDYVGVNSYGAINTLKEMFDNSTYQGPFMVTEWGPTGFWEMPKTEWKADIEQTSEEKRIVYEERYNKYIRSNPRCLGSFVFLWAQKEERTPTWFSMFVENDVEGLPLKGEKTPMVEAMQRVWTGAQLKQTAPVLDSFRINGKKSVENVYIKPGTKFNAEVKVVDKENDTLRYVWEILHEATVLGSGGSYEPRPDRVGDVSTTSDPTYSSVIKTPGAYRLYVYVLDNTGFVATANIPFKVQ
- a CDS encoding glycoside hydrolase family 3 N-terminal domain-containing protein — protein: MINIYLKTLIVGTLSVFCVTASAQKQTKTVSPYETEITQLMLKMTLEQKVGQMAQVTLDVIGKGDNAYASKFPFELDEKMMKVVFEENKVGSILNSPTNTPLTVEEWQKVISQIQKASMKHIGIPCIYGIDAIHGATYTKGAVFLPQQIGIAATFNRELAFEGARMAAYETKASNIAWNFSPVLDMGRDARWSRIWETFGEDPYLTSEMGKSFVKGYQGENREQVGANHVAACLKHYVGYGATFTGKDREPAFISNIELYERHLRPFKEAIEQGALSVMVNSGINNGVSTHADYNLLTQVLKNDLAFDGVVVTDWADIDNLYRRDKIVNNEKEAVMLSINAGIDMSMIPYGVSFCKNLVELVKENKVSMSRIDDAVRRILRLKYRLGLFEKSDWDYKAYPDFGSKKHKDIARNAAAESITLLKNIDLVLPLSKSSKILVTGPNANSMRTLNGGWTLSWQGEKADDLEINRNTILKSIENTIGKENVVYVPGVTYKMSGKYYEENDPNIEDAVKAASQVDVIVVCVGENTYTEKPGDLDDLYLSDNQQDLVKALAKTGKPIVLVLNEGRPRIISKIEPLVKGVLQTYLPGSFGGEALAGILFGDMNPSGKLPYTYPKFPNSLLNYDYKPSQNQERMVGVYDYESIQSVQYPFGYGLSYTSYKYDKLKVNKTSFAPSDKLTISVDITNTGKVDGKESVLLFISDLVASITPDNSRLRGFDKLEIKSGETKTVTFTIDAKELAFMHTDNKWHLEKGVFRVQVGGKTADIECVEDQTWDSIK
- a CDS encoding family 16 glycosylhydrolase, with product MKRIIFSISLVMLCTLTLFSQGYISNNLRKTKWELVWSDEFEYTGLPDSTKWNFDTHGNSWGWGNNEAQWYTENNAKNAHVSNGVLRITAIKEPTNGKDYSSARLTTKDKGDWKYCRIDVSAKLPSGLGTWPAIWMMPTKRTYGGWPECGEIDIMEHVGFAVDSVFSTVHTGTFNHIKGTQVGKALVTPNATDGFNIYTLEWDEYELRSYINGQLFFVFQNARKTFKEWPFNQEFHLILNLAVGGGLGGARGMCGDCFPQHFDIDYVRVYNKKSK
- a CDS encoding alpha/beta hydrolase; protein product: MKKILVLILGLYCYGFASSQEIVKLWEKAPPTDNKLTGEEMNSDNDWITNVSEPNIAIYKPTNGSKNTPAVLICPEGGYGGVAYKHEGQQFAQWLNTIGITGIVLKYRMPNKHKSVPMEDVHQAMRYLRSNAVKYGINPTKLGIAGFSAGGHLAATASTQFLTVDGSNVRPDFSILFYPVTTLMEVPPGGTCTNLLGENPSRADLYKYSVEKQVNNATPPTIILLSNDDDVVSSEHSIIYYNSLRINNIPSAMYIFPEGGHGWGMHENFKYHKQMLSLLKEWLIGQVD